CCATGACTGTGCTTTGTCCATAGTTGTCGGCTATTCTTTCTGTAATATCGTTCATGAGCTTAACTGTTTCCTTGGGCGATATACCCGAACTACATTGCATAATATATTCAGGAATAATGTAAGCATCATCCCCACTAATGGAACGCTTTTTGTCATGAAATTTGATTTCTAAAGAAGATAAATTAATAAAGGCGTAGCCCTCTAGTTTCTGAGAGGTACTCGGTAAGATCGCGTAGTGATGAATAATATCATTTTTTACTTTGTCAGTGTCCTGTAACACCTGGTGAGTAAATCCTATTTTGTTAGGACAAAATAATAATCCTAACATCCTCTGCCCATCCAAGACAAAATCCGCTAAAATCACATCCATAGAATCCAATTGATCAGACTTTTCCATCACTTCATGGATCCGCTGGGCGATGTGGTGAGAAAAAGAAATAAAATCTAATCGATTATAAAAATATTCTATAAGCCCCTCTTCAAATTGACTGCCCTCTAAAAATTTTCCTGTTTTTAAATTGGAATCCTTAAAGGATTTTTCAATATGTTTCGCTAAAAATGTATTTACGCTATTGTCTTCGGTATCCAATTCCCTTTCAGAAAAAACTCGAATATCCGAATGAAAGTCTAAAATATGTAAAATAGCTTTATTAATAGTAATCATTCTCTGTCCCCCTGTTTTCTATGATGTGTAGTAAAAATTGTGATAGAAATATTGTATCATGGTACAGGGGGCAGGTCTACTGCTCCAAATAAACGAGGACAAGGTACCTATTCCTTGTCCTACACTCTTATCGACCTAGGCTTTCCCAATGTTCATGGGCTTCTTTAAGTTCCATGAGTGCATTGGATTTATCCTCTGCCAAAATTGCCCCTTTTAAGCGGGCTAGGTTTATTCTAAAGGCATTGAGTTCATCTCTTTCTGAACTAAACTGAATTCTTCTCACTACTTTTTTCCATGCATTTGCTAATTCTTCCCTTTGTTCGCCAACCTCTTGCCATCTTTCATTGCTTACATTGTGTTCCATTCTCTCAATAATAAGGGGGATGTTGTCATCTTTGCCCAATGGATTTTTAAGAAAATTAACACCAAACATAATCAAAACAAATATTACCAAAGTGATTATAGGTATAGTCACTACCATAAACTTTCTCATGAAAATTCCTCCTAAAATGGTCCCTTGTAGTCGCCAATATCCGTAACTTTTTTGATATGGTCATCATATTTGTCTATGTATAAACTTCCTGCATTATTAATGACGGCTAAAAACACCTCGGATACATCTTTAATTTTATGTTTTTTTAATTCCTTCATTAACCATTTTTTATCCTTGTTCATTTGACGTAGATTCTCTTCAATGAGTATTCCATCATAGATCAGTTCTGTATCAATCCCCGTGGCCGAAACTTGTATATCCATATCCAAGGGTGTTAAAGGTAAGTGCTCTGATTTTTTCAATACAGATAATTGTCCATTGGTTTCCAATATCGCAAAATCCACTTGATTGAGATCAAAAATTCCTTTATTCCTAAGTAATACCATTACATCAGATACTCTAAATTTCATTTTTTTTAATACATTTTCCATGATCTTACCATTCATGATAACGATAACTGGTTCACCCTCTATAAACTTCCCTGCATATCTCCATTTCAGAGAGATAAACTCCATAATATATCCTAAAAATGCCCAAGCAACAAGGCCTACAAAATGGGGCCATGCTCTACTGGATAAGTCTACCGTAAGCTCTGAGGCTATAGAACCAATGGTAATACCTAAAACATAGTCAAAAAAAGTAAGCTGACTGATTTGCTCCTTTCCTAGTATCCTTGCAAAGATCAACAAGGAAAAAAATCCAATAATTGCCCTGACTAATACCACCATACCTTCATTCAATCTGCATATCCTCCTTTATTTCAAATTTTTATTGGTAAATGATGAATCCCAACTAATTTTGAATTTTAAGCTCCTAAACTTATTATTGAACATAAATTGTTTTTTATCCCCTTTTCAAAAGGGTTGGACAACAAAAAGAAGCCAGGATATTGGCTTCTCTCTATTTTTCTTTTATTCATTTTCTAACCGATTCCCTTTAAACCAATCTACTGGATTTATCTAGGCAGCTCCTCTTTAAAAACTCCCCAAAATAGTATATAATTTCCCTAATGTAAAACTTGTCTACAATAGCTATTATTTTCAAAATATTAGGAAACGAGGAAATCATTTGTTTGGATATGTTATGCCCTATAAGAGTGAGCTAAAAATGAGAGAATACGAGACCTTTAGGGCCTATTATTGTGGTTTGTGCAAAACCATGGGTAAAGAATTTAACACCGCTGTACGTTTTGGATTAAATTATGATCTTGCTTTTTTAGGTATTCTCTTATCTTCTTTGCAGCCCACCAAAGACCAAGTAGTCATAGAGGGTTGTATTGCCCATCCTTTAAAGAAAAAGAAAATTATTGTCACAAATCAGAGTCTTATCTATACTGCTCACATCAGTATTATGCTTATTTACTTTAAATTATTAGATGATTGGAAGGATAATCAATCTCTTTCTTCTCTTCTTGCTAGCAGGGCCTTTTTACAGCCTATCAAAAAGGCAAAGGCATTATACCCTGAAAAATATGAGGCCATCAGAATCTATTTGGAAAAGCTATCCCTATTGGAAAAGGAAAACTGTGATCGTATAGATGAAAGTGCAGATCTCTTTGCAAAGATTATGGAAGAAATCGCTGCTGCTCCCTTTATTGAAGATGCCAATACCTTGCGCATCCTTAGGTGGCTAGGCTATCATCTGGGTCGATGGATTTATATCCTGGACGCCTTTGATGATCTAAAAAAGGATTGTAAAGACAAAAACTATAATCCCATCTTACTTCAATATCCTTATGCTGAAGAAGAAGATATAGAGGATTTTATATCTAGGGTAAAGGCCTCCATTGAGTTTACCCTTACCTTAAGTTTAGATAATATGGCTAAGAGCTATGAACTTTTAGATCCCCCCTATCATAGGGGAATATTAGATAATATTTTTTACATGGGTACTCGGTTTAAGATGGATCAAGTACTTCATGGCAAGGAGGATAAAAATTTTGAGAAATCCATATGAAGT
The Irregularibacter muris DNA segment above includes these coding regions:
- a CDS encoding DUF421 domain-containing protein → MNEGMVVLVRAIIGFFSLLIFARILGKEQISQLTFFDYVLGITIGSIASELTVDLSSRAWPHFVGLVAWAFLGYIMEFISLKWRYAGKFIEGEPVIVIMNGKIMENVLKKMKFRVSDVMVLLRNKGIFDLNQVDFAILETNGQLSVLKKSEHLPLTPLDMDIQVSATGIDTELIYDGILIEENLRQMNKDKKWLMKELKKHKIKDVSEVFLAVINNAGSLYIDKYDDHIKKVTDIGDYKGPF
- a CDS encoding nucleoid-associated protein, translating into MITINKAILHILDFHSDIRVFSERELDTEDNSVNTFLAKHIEKSFKDSNLKTGKFLEGSQFEEGLIEYFYNRLDFISFSHHIAQRIHEVMEKSDQLDSMDVILADFVLDGQRMLGLLFCPNKIGFTHQVLQDTDKVKNDIIHHYAILPSTSQKLEGYAFINLSSLEIKFHDKKRSISGDDAYIIPEYIMQCSSGISPKETVKLMNDITERIADNYGQSTVMAVSKAKNVIVDNIQVSEDLDAEELGKQIFASSPAMQEEFVNEVKNAGLSNKVKMDKNIAIRLGKNHKIKTDTGIELIIPVDYFENKEYIEFINNPDGTLSIQVKNIGQILNK
- a CDS encoding DUF4363 family protein; the encoded protein is MRKFMVVTIPIITLVIFVLIMFGVNFLKNPLGKDDNIPLIIERMEHNVSNERWQEVGEQREELANAWKKVVRRIQFSSERDELNAFRINLARLKGAILAEDKSNALMELKEAHEHWESLGR
- a CDS encoding DUF5685 family protein; its protein translation is MFGYVMPYKSELKMREYETFRAYYCGLCKTMGKEFNTAVRFGLNYDLAFLGILLSSLQPTKDQVVIEGCIAHPLKKKKIIVTNQSLIYTAHISIMLIYFKLLDDWKDNQSLSSLLASRAFLQPIKKAKALYPEKYEAIRIYLEKLSLLEKENCDRIDESADLFAKIMEEIAAAPFIEDANTLRILRWLGYHLGRWIYILDAFDDLKKDCKDKNYNPILLQYPYAEEEDIEDFISRVKASIEFTLTLSLDNMAKSYELLDPPYHRGILDNIFYMGTRFKMDQVLHGKEDKNFEKSI